From Mycolicibacterium nivoides, a single genomic window includes:
- a CDS encoding enoyl-CoA hydratase/isomerase family protein, with the protein MTETLTTGGSVSVDPETSEGVLHVVLNRPKKRNAFDLDMVRSLTRTIDGRPAGTRVVVLSGGSFFCAGADISVYGSRDLGEIGELTRSAGVLIETIAAVPVPVIAAVEGMALGGGFEVALAADLVVAGETAKLGLPEVSLGLIPGWGGTQRLAAQVGGRKAKQLIMFQQRLKAAEAHELGLVNEVVAAGTSLERALEWAAVLADSSASALAATKELVSGAERALAYSDERATLMELFTSADGVEGVEAFVQKRPADFRR; encoded by the coding sequence ATGACCGAGACACTGACGACCGGGGGATCGGTGAGCGTCGACCCGGAGACCAGCGAGGGCGTACTGCACGTGGTGTTGAACCGTCCGAAAAAGCGAAACGCCTTCGACCTCGACATGGTCCGATCGCTGACCAGGACGATCGACGGGCGCCCGGCCGGCACCCGGGTGGTAGTGCTCAGCGGTGGATCCTTCTTCTGTGCCGGAGCGGACATCTCGGTGTATGGGAGTAGGGACCTAGGCGAGATCGGCGAACTCACCCGCTCTGCGGGTGTCCTGATCGAAACCATCGCCGCAGTTCCCGTCCCCGTCATCGCGGCGGTCGAAGGGATGGCCCTCGGTGGTGGATTCGAGGTCGCGCTGGCCGCCGACCTCGTGGTGGCGGGTGAGACGGCCAAGCTAGGGCTTCCCGAAGTGTCGTTGGGATTGATCCCCGGTTGGGGCGGAACACAGCGGTTGGCCGCCCAAGTCGGCGGTCGTAAAGCCAAGCAGTTGATCATGTTTCAACAGCGGCTCAAGGCAGCCGAGGCCCACGAACTCGGTCTGGTGAACGAGGTGGTTGCGGCGGGCACCAGCTTGGAGCGTGCACTCGAATGGGCTGCGGTTCTTGCCGACTCATCGGCCTCGGCGCTGGCTGCCACCAAAGAACTTGTATCGGGTGCGGAGCGCGCGCTGGCCTACAGCGACGAACGCGCCACGCTGATGGAGTTGTTCACCTCCGCCGATGGTGTCGAAGGGGTGGAGGCCTTCGTGCAGAAACGTCCCGCCGACTTCCGACGCTGA
- a CDS encoding CaiB/BaiF CoA transferase family protein, whose translation MAMLDGIRVVSFTHFLQGPSATQLLADLGAQVVKVEPPAGAFERTWSGPDAYLNGESVFFLLGNRNVSSLVVDLKDPEWVDVMLRLLDDADVLIESFRPGVMERLGLGWERLRHRNSRLVYCSLSGYGSDGPYKDRPGQDVLLQSLSGIAAATGAADGPPTPVGASIVDQHGAVLGAFGILAALHGRERTGRGARVESNLLSAALDLQVEPLSYFLNGYIGRRSNSGVSSPYYKAPYGVFATADGHLTLSLNALAVLAAVFEDDWFLSVGEDLSYERREDVNERVAKHMGQRTTDEWSAVFAEAKVWFAPVNTYADIVEDPQVQHNRSVIEINHPTAGAVKLLGHPVLYDGQRPGVRNLPPDLGSSNRTVLTELGYDTEDIDRLQAKVGN comes from the coding sequence ATGGCCATGCTCGACGGGATTCGCGTCGTTAGCTTCACGCATTTCCTGCAAGGCCCATCAGCCACGCAGCTGCTCGCAGATCTGGGCGCGCAGGTGGTGAAAGTCGAGCCGCCGGCGGGTGCGTTCGAGCGCACGTGGTCGGGCCCCGATGCCTACCTCAACGGGGAGAGCGTCTTCTTCCTTCTGGGCAACCGAAACGTCAGCAGTCTGGTGGTGGATCTAAAGGACCCCGAGTGGGTGGACGTGATGCTCCGACTGCTCGATGACGCGGACGTACTAATCGAGAGCTTCCGCCCCGGCGTGATGGAACGGCTCGGCTTGGGCTGGGAACGGCTGCGCCACCGCAACTCCCGGTTGGTGTACTGCTCGCTGTCGGGCTACGGCAGCGACGGCCCCTACAAGGACCGGCCGGGGCAGGACGTCCTGCTGCAGTCGCTGTCGGGAATTGCTGCAGCGACCGGTGCCGCCGATGGCCCACCGACGCCGGTCGGCGCATCGATCGTCGATCAGCACGGCGCGGTGTTGGGGGCGTTCGGGATCCTGGCGGCACTGCATGGCCGAGAACGCACCGGACGGGGTGCTCGGGTGGAGAGCAATCTGCTCAGCGCCGCGCTCGATCTCCAGGTCGAACCGCTGTCCTACTTCCTGAACGGGTACATCGGTCGGCGTAGCAACAGCGGCGTGTCCTCGCCGTATTACAAAGCGCCGTACGGCGTTTTTGCCACCGCCGACGGCCACCTCACCCTGTCGCTCAATGCGTTGGCTGTGCTCGCTGCCGTCTTCGAGGACGACTGGTTCCTCAGCGTCGGCGAGGACTTGTCCTACGAACGGCGCGAGGACGTCAACGAGCGGGTGGCCAAGCACATGGGGCAACGAACCACTGACGAATGGAGTGCGGTGTTCGCAGAAGCCAAGGTCTGGTTCGCGCCGGTGAACACCTACGCCGACATCGTCGAGGACCCCCAGGTGCAGCACAACCGGTCGGTAATCGAGATCAACCATCCGACGGCGGGTGCCGTCAAGCTCCTCGGACACCCGGTGCTCTATGACGGACAGCGCCCGGGGGTGCGCAACCTGCCGCCGGACCTGGGCAGCTCCAACCGGACTGTCCTGACTGAATTGGGCTACGACACAGAAGATATCGATCGACTTCAAGCAAAGGTGGGTAACTGA